One window of Chryseobacterium indologenes genomic DNA carries:
- a CDS encoding chloride channel protein: protein MLKIFALIKKSVKNSFDNIRNEQLKHNLLQAIPFWIGSVITGFFAVMYAQIFAWGEHLMNFIFDWHAWMIFIIAPIGFVLSWWLVKEFAPNAKGSGIPQVMAAVELANPKEHRKIRNLLSIKIIFFKILSSVILVIGGGAVGREGPTIQIAGSVFRKVNEYLPEWWPKISKKNMIMTGAAAGLAAAFNTPLGGIVFAVEELSKTHINYFKTALFTAVIIAGLTAQTLAGSYLYLGYPKTNDVSLMVMFPIVLVAAVAGILASQLSVAMLKINSWKKNKLKTDKANVIFLIICALIIASIAYFINREILGSGKEIMERVLFTKDKHEDWYVPVLRMLGPALSFTSGGAGGIFAPALTAGASIGSVISGAIHLTPNETNVVVLAGMVAFLTGITRAPFTSAIIVLEMTDRHSLIFHLMLAGMVSSIASILVSRHSLYDVLKVNFLTELRQKD, encoded by the coding sequence ATGCTGAAAATTTTCGCTCTTATAAAAAAATCCGTCAAAAACTCTTTTGACAATATCCGGAACGAACAGCTGAAGCACAACCTTCTTCAGGCTATTCCTTTTTGGATAGGATCTGTTATTACAGGTTTTTTTGCCGTAATGTATGCACAGATATTTGCCTGGGGTGAACATCTTATGAATTTTATCTTTGACTGGCATGCATGGATGATTTTCATTATTGCTCCCATAGGATTTGTGCTTTCCTGGTGGCTGGTGAAAGAATTTGCTCCCAATGCCAAAGGAAGCGGTATTCCACAGGTAATGGCTGCAGTAGAGCTCGCCAATCCCAAAGAACACCGGAAGATCAGAAATCTTCTGAGTATTAAGATCATTTTTTTCAAAATTTTATCATCAGTCATTCTGGTAATCGGAGGAGGTGCGGTAGGACGTGAAGGACCAACCATTCAGATTGCAGGTTCTGTTTTCAGAAAAGTCAACGAGTATCTTCCTGAATGGTGGCCGAAGATTTCCAAGAAAAACATGATTATGACAGGAGCCGCAGCCGGACTTGCCGCAGCTTTCAACACTCCGCTGGGAGGAATTGTTTTTGCAGTTGAAGAACTTTCCAAAACCCATATCAATTATTTTAAAACCGCTCTATTTACGGCTGTCATTATTGCAGGTTTAACGGCCCAGACTTTGGCAGGATCTTATTTATACCTGGGATATCCGAAGACCAATGATGTTTCATTAATGGTAATGTTTCCCATTGTACTTGTTGCTGCAGTTGCGGGTATTCTCGCCAGTCAGCTTTCTGTTGCTATGCTCAAAATCAACAGCTGGAAAAAGAACAAATTAAAAACGGATAAGGCTAATGTGATATTCCTGATTATTTGTGCTTTAATTATTGCTTCAATCGCTTATTTCATCAACAGGGAAATTCTTGGTTCTGGGAAAGAGATTATGGAGCGTGTCCTTTTTACAAAGGATAAACATGAAGATTGGTACGTTCCGGTTCTAAGGATGCTTGGCCCTGCCCTTTCTTTTACTTCTGGTGGCGCGGGTGGAATTTTTGCTCCTGCTCTCACTGCCGGGGCGAGTATAGGCTCTGTTATTTCAGGTGCTATTCATTTAACCCCCAACGAAACCAACGTTGTTGTTCTGGCCGGAATGGTGGCTTTTCTCACAGGAATTACCCGTGCTCCGTTTACTTCAGCAATTATTGTTTTGGAGATGACTGACAGACATTCCTTGATTTTCCATCTGATGCTGGCAGGAATGGTTTCTTCTATTGCCTCTATTTTAGTAAGCAGACATTCGTTGTATGATGTGTTGAAGGTAAATTTTCTTACGGAATTAAGGCAAAAAGATTAG
- the rplI gene encoding 50S ribosomal protein L9, protein MDIILKQDVENLGLEFDTVSVKPGYARNFLIPQGIALLATPKNKAALEATLEARKEEEAKLIAAANAVVDQLKKTSITIPAKVGSGDKLFGSINNADLSAALEKAGVSVEKKYIKIPGNTIKRTGKVTANIRLHRNVEYNFEFDIVSDAPVVAAPAAKKEEVKSEEA, encoded by the coding sequence ATGGATATCATCCTAAAACAAGACGTAGAAAACTTAGGACTTGAGTTTGATACAGTAAGCGTAAAGCCAGGTTATGCTAGAAACTTCTTAATTCCTCAAGGAATTGCTCTTTTAGCTACCCCTAAAAACAAAGCAGCTCTAGAAGCTACTTTAGAAGCTAGAAAAGAAGAAGAAGCTAAATTAATCGCTGCTGCTAACGCTGTAGTAGATCAATTGAAGAAAACTTCTATCACTATCCCTGCAAAAGTAGGTTCTGGTGATAAATTATTCGGATCTATCAACAATGCTGATCTATCTGCTGCTTTAGAAAAAGCTGGAGTTTCTGTAGAGAAGAAATACATCAAAATCCCAGGGAACACTATTAAGAGAACTGGTAAAGTAACAGCAAACATCAGATTACACAGAAACGTTGAGTACAATTTCGAATTCGATATCGTATCTGACGCTCCAGTTGTAGCTGCTCCTGCTGCTAAAAAGGAAGAAGTTAAATCTGAAGAAGCTTAA
- the rpsR gene encoding 30S ribosomal protein S18 encodes MAIDEMAKQASAGGESEVKFLTPLDINTKSEKKYCRFKKYGIKHVDYKDADFLLQFVNEQGKILPRRYTGTSLKYQRKVSAAIKRARHLALLPYVADLLK; translated from the coding sequence ATGGCAATAGATGAAATGGCTAAACAAGCCTCAGCTGGAGGAGAATCAGAAGTAAAATTCCTTACTCCGCTTGATATCAATACAAAATCTGAAAAGAAATATTGTAGATTCAAAAAATACGGAATTAAGCACGTTGATTACAAAGATGCTGATTTCTTATTACAATTTGTAAACGAGCAAGGTAAAATCTTACCAAGAAGATACACTGGAACTTCTTTAAAATACCAAAGAAAAGTTTCTGCTGCTATCAAAAGAGCAAGACACCTTGCATTACTACCATACGTAGCTGACTTATTGAAATAA
- the rpsF gene encoding 30S ribosomal protein S6: MNNYETVFILTPVLSEAQVEEAVNKYVDLIKEKNCEIVAKENWGLKKLAYPIQLKKNGFYTLIEFKGEGSVVADLELAFKRDERVIRYLTTKLDKHAVEYAVTRRTKVKAAKA, translated from the coding sequence ATGAACAATTACGAAACTGTTTTCATTTTAACTCCCGTTCTATCTGAGGCACAGGTAGAGGAAGCAGTGAACAAGTATGTAGATCTTATCAAAGAAAAGAACTGCGAAATCGTTGCTAAAGAAAACTGGGGATTAAAAAAATTAGCTTATCCTATCCAATTGAAAAAGAACGGGTTCTATACTCTAATCGAATTCAAAGGAGAAGGTAGTGTAGTAGCTGATCTAGAATTAGCATTCAAGCGTGACGAGAGAGTAATCCGTTACCTTACTACGAAACTTGACAAACATGCTGTTGAGTACGCTGTAACTAGAAGAACTAAAGTAAAAGCAGCTAAAGCTTAA
- a CDS encoding helix-turn-helix domain-containing protein — translation MNDSHFEAVEEEDAEFYVYHVLTGNVTTEIHYHSSAQLVYAEGGIVHVFTDQKHWYLPARCFMWIPAGTPHYIFSTSPKVDLYNFYFKKEENENGFFDEINIYSVNNLLREMIFHTKDWDGKITKNDGSKYYFLKALKGVLQEKKNKHLAFPIQHPFPKDETLLKIARYIHANLEKPLSIESTAKEFGMSTRTLSRKFKEILGMNYVRFLRALRITRSLELMLEGKYNMYEIAMMVGYNSLSSFSNIFKKVIGIAPTEYQQKLRGDK, via the coding sequence ATGAATGACAGCCATTTTGAAGCAGTAGAAGAGGAAGACGCTGAGTTTTATGTCTATCACGTCCTCACAGGAAATGTAACCACAGAGATTCATTATCACAGTTCTGCACAATTAGTGTATGCAGAAGGAGGTATTGTGCATGTTTTTACCGATCAGAAACATTGGTATCTTCCTGCAAGATGCTTTATGTGGATTCCGGCCGGGACACCTCACTACATTTTTTCTACCAGCCCGAAAGTTGATTTATATAACTTTTATTTTAAAAAAGAAGAAAATGAAAATGGCTTTTTTGATGAAATTAATATTTATTCCGTCAATAACTTGCTTCGGGAGATGATTTTTCACACCAAAGACTGGGATGGGAAAATTACAAAAAATGATGGCTCTAAATATTATTTTCTCAAAGCTCTTAAAGGAGTTTTACAGGAAAAAAAGAATAAACATCTGGCATTCCCGATACAGCATCCTTTCCCAAAAGATGAAACATTGCTCAAGATTGCAAGATACATTCATGCGAATCTTGAGAAGCCTCTTAGCATAGAATCTACGGCAAAAGAATTTGGGATGAGTACCAGAACCCTTTCGAGGAAATTTAAAGAGATTCTGGGGATGAATTACGTCCGTTTTCTACGGGCGTTACGGATTACCCGTTCCCTTGAACTGATGCTGGAAGGAAAATACAATATGTATGAAATAGCGATGATGGTAGGGTACAATAGCCTGTCGTCTTTCAGTAATATTTTCAAAAAAGTAATTGGGATTGCTCCTACGGAATATCAGCAGAAACTGAGAGGGGATAAGTAA